Proteins from a genomic interval of Labeo rohita strain BAU-BD-2019 unplaced genomic scaffold, IGBB_LRoh.1.0 scaffold_250, whole genome shotgun sequence:
- the LOC127159789 gene encoding uncharacterized protein LOC127159789, with amino-acid sequence MKKIFRPALFVLLMCGVFGADEDKLKAVMEGDSVTLNPDPAQTQGFIEIQWRFKDNKSPIAYTDERKQTYPEDELFRDRLKLNQTGSLTITNIKTKHSGLYRLKIDLNSGPLYVDYTVTVSESPSVIDAVKGEMKMESVTEGDRVTLQTDVTKLHGDELIVWRFGDEGKLIAKTDIEAKSSPLYEPDERLRDRLELDHQTGSLIITNSRITDSGLYRVKISSSKQTLYKRFTVTVSGEEHKLSERMIVHQL; translated from the exons gTGTGTTTGGTGCTGATGAAGATAAACTGAAggcagtgatggagggagattctgtcactctaAACCCTGATCCTGCTCAAACACAGGGATTTATTGAGATACAGTGGCGGTTTAAAGATAACAAGAGTCCCATTGCTTATACTGATGAAAGAAAGCAAACATATCCTGAAGATGAGttattcagagacagactgaaactGAACCAGACAGGATCtttgaccatcacaaacatcaaaaCCAAACACTCTGGACTTTATCGTCTAAAGATCGACCTCAACAGTGGACCCTTATATGTGGATTACACTGTTACTGTCAGTG AGTCTCCGTCTGTTATTGATGCTGTTAAAGGTGAAATGAAGATGGAGTCAGTGACAGAGGGAGATCGTGTCACTCTTCAGACTGATGTTACTAAACTACATGGAGATGAGCTGATAGTGTGGAGGTTTGGAGATGAAGGGAAACTCATAGCTAAAACTGATATAGAGGCTAAGAGCTCACCGTTATATGAACCTGATGAGAGATTGAGAGACAGACTGGagctggatcatcagactggatctctgatcATCACAAACAGCAGaatcacagactctggactCTATAGAGTGAAGATCAGCAGCAGCAAACAGACTCTATACAAGAGATTCACTGTTACTGTCAGTGGTGAGGAACACAAGCTTTCTGAGAGAATGATTGTTCATCAGCTGTGa